The Magnolia sinica isolate HGM2019 chromosome 10, MsV1, whole genome shotgun sequence genome includes a window with the following:
- the LOC131217575 gene encoding pollen-specific leucine-rich repeat extensin-like protein 3, translating to MPLTHLLSISLFLVLLFPHIHTVDLSSPNLSPFCHPIYTTLFKTCAQTGISRPPFVSLPHTGPHPFKNFPPDSPNSNSPAKDVAFPAPPVLPFPSITPLAPTIPIFPNLPPSPPAFPCVFPYCPPPPPPAVFPTLPPPVAVVYLPPPLPLPPPLPLPPPVILPPPLPALPPPVSYVLPPPMILPSPPSPVLPCSCMTPMTYPPPLIPLQPPPIIPPILPPPATPTVFWGAPPPPAAALPYVWPPPQPVPAP from the coding sequence atgccaCTCACTCATctactctccatctctctctttctcgtccTTCTCTTCCCtcacatccacaccgtcgatcTCTCTTCTCCCAATCTAAGCCCATTCTGCCACCCAATCTACACCACACTCTTCAAAACATGTGCTCAGACCGGTATCTCCCGCCCACCGTTCGTCTCCCTTCCCCACACTGGACCCCACCCATTTAAAAATTTCCCGCCAGATTCACCCAATTCAAATTCTCCCGCCAAAGACGTAGCATTCCCGGCCCCGCCAGTCCTACCATTCCCCAGCATAACCCCATTGGCTCCCACAATTCCCATATTTCCCAATTTACCCCCATCGCCCCCAGCTTTTCCTTGCGTCTTCCCATATTGCCCTCCGCCGCCTCCCCCCGCCGTATTTCCAACCTTGCCCCCGCCCGTGGCGGTGGTCTACCTCCCCCCACCATTGCCACTTCCACCGCCACTGCCGCTGCCGCCGCCGGTAATTCTACCGCCTCCGTTGCCAGCTCTACCGCCTCCTGTATCTTATGTTCTTCCTCCGCCAATGATCCTGCCGTCGCCGCCTTCGCCGGTTCTTCCTTGCTCCTGCATGACACCGATGACGTACCCGCCGCCGCTCATCCCACTGCAACCACCGCCAATAATTCCACCGATCCTTCCACCACCAGCAACGCCCACGGTTTTCTGGGGGGCCCCACCGCCGCCCGCGGCGGCATTGCCGTACGTGTGGCCCCCGCCGCAGCCCGTGCCGGCTCCATGA